CAGACACAGACACAAGTCTAGAAAAGAAGAGCTGCATTTGGGGGGTTCTGTTTGAGGTTCCTAGAGACAGCCGTGGGGCAGGGGGGTGTCCTGCAAGAAGCTGAGTTCGGGAAGCCGACGTTCAGCGAGAGCTGGGGACGGGCATGCAGATTTAGGAGGCACACGTGGAATGAAAGTCACAAACACCAAGCCGATTCTGGGAAAAACCTTTCCCCTGCTGAACAAATGAAGCTGGGAAAGTCTCTGAGGCTGTGATtcgctggggagggagaggaagggcagtGGTCTGGCCTAGTACTTAGTCCTTGACAGAGCGCGTTCAGGTGCCACCTCTCCCACGACAGGTGTTCTTGTGGATCGGGGCCGAGGCCGAGGCCACAGAGAAGGAGAGCGCCCTGGAGACAGCCCGGGAGTACCTGCGCGCTCACCCCAGCGGCCGGGACACCGGCGCACCAACGCTGATCATCAAACAGGGCTTCGAGCCTCCCATCTTCACAGGCTGGTTCTTGGCCTGGGACCCTCATATTTGGAGCGTAAGcacagagagaaggggggagactTCCCTACTGCCCGGGTGCTCCGCACGAATAGCTCAGTGCGAAGGGGGGTACTGACTCAAGGGCTGAGGCGATCCAGGACCACATTTCCCCAACCCCTCTCCGCTCCCCTGCTTTTCACGTTCCTTCTCTTCTCCGCCCACCACGGCACTAAGTCCGGCTAGAGAACTCACAGCTTGTCTCAGGAATAAGCCATGTGTGGAAGTAACAAATGGTTGATAAAGTTTATCCACACACATCTCCTTTTTGAGCTTTACAGCCACCCTGACAGCTGGGGCAAACGTTGTTTCCCAGTTAAAAAGGAGGAGGCTTACAGGAGAGGGGACTTGTCAAAAGTCACAATGAACCACTGGGAAGAAGCCGGGTTTTCTGACTCCTAGTCAACTGCTCTGTCTTCTTTGGTCTTGTATGGAGGATTAAGGAACACCAGCAAAGAACGCAGATCATGTGTAAGGACCTTCCAACCTGGCGTGGACCCAGAAGAGGGGATTTTCATTTCTGCTTAGCCCTGCAATGTCTTCTGATTCCCCGACTGCTTTGCTTTCCTCACGGGGCGGTGAGCCTGAGATTCCCTCCCCCCATAGGCAGCACCTtgtcctgtcttctctctgtttcaGGCACGCAGGTCCTATGAGCAGTTAAAAGAAGAGCTGGGAGACGCCGCTGCTATCACGATAATCACTGCTGTGAGTTGGGTCTGCTCTTGGAGAAGCAAGTCGCACAGCAGCCGGGGCCAGAGAGAAACCCTAAACGCTAGAGTCCCCGCACGGGTGAAACCCTATCATGTCCTTCTCAGTATCACTCTCGTGGGCTATTTTGATTTAAGATTGTTTTAAGCAATAGCAAAGCAGGCCTCAAAGCCAAGTTCCTCATTTTACGGCCTTCCAGAATTTAGAATAGACTTGCTGcttaaagaaacaaatatatttttaaaatataaatataagcaaTTCTGACCGAGGAATCACCTAGAATTATGGACTGAACATTTTTGTCTTCCAAAATTTGTATACTGaacccctaacccctaatgtgatggtatgTGGGGGTGGGGCCTTTAGGGGTTAACGAGTGCCCTTGAAGGAAGAGCTATGAgggcttgctctcttgctctctgccgTGTGAGGACACACTGGGAAAGTGCCACCCACAAGCCAGGAAGCGGGCTCTCCCCAGACCCAGGATTTGcggacaccttgatcttggacttcctagcctccagaactatgggaaatgaatgtctgttgtttaagctgaaaaaaaaaacaaaaactacaaaaactaattttattattCAATTCTATCATTCAGGACAGATTCAAATGACTGGCactatttttcataaataataagCTTCTAACCCAAATGATATGCTTACCCGCTTCTGACGGCGAAGTCCACACACACTCAGCCCATTACCCCCTCTCTGGCCAGGAATCCGACCGCTCTTGGGCAGCAGGATGAGCCGTGGTCGCAGGTGTCCAAGCCATCTGCAGCTCTATCCTCTGTGCTCTACAAACTCAAGATTCCAAAGCTAACGGCCATGTagtatctttaaaatgtgtttaaccACAGTATGACTTCAATTAGAAGTCATTTAAAGGCTGGAAATGTAGAGCCTAAAGACAAGTGCCGAAAGGAGGTCTGTGATCACAGTATCTGAAAGAGACCGAAGCACAGCACTACGCCACACTGGCTCCATAGGATTTACCAGACTCACTGAATCCGCTTTCCCAAGAAGGACCCCAACATCTGAATATTTTAGATTCCCAGGGGATTCTGACATGCAGCCAGCTTTAGGGACCATCGCTCAAAAAGACGATCGCAGCGGGTGCAGTGGTATCAGCACTTCACCTGCACAGACCCTGAACAGTCTCTTACCCTGTCTCCATTCTTATCTCACCTAGGACATGAGGAATGCAACCCTCACCCTGAATTCTGAGCCAAAATATTACCCTATTGAAGTTCTGTTGAAAAACCAAAATCAGGAGCTGCCTGAGGATGTGAACCCTGCCAAAAAGGAGGTGAGAGCAAGGACCttctctgtcttgttcaccaccACGTTCTCCACTTTTCAGCACCTAAAACCGTGCCTGGCAGAATGTATGCACTCTTGAAGTTTTGGTGGAATGAAATAGCATTTTGATGTTGAATGAATTCACTTATTTTCCCCTCAAAGGAGTGGATTTGGGAAGGGTCTCTGGGTTTTCCGCAATGTCTTAGCTAACTAACTCTTAAGGATCTGGACTACAACTTTCTTGAAAACAGAAGCCGTATCTTAGTACTTTTACTCAGACAGCAGCTATCCAGAAagcatcaataaataaatgttaggaGAATTTTATGCTCTGAACAAGATTCACTTGATCGTGCATTCAAAAATGTCTGGATAAAAAATGGTAGATCAGGGCATGGAACAAGGAAACCCAGCACTCTATTTCGTTCTCCATGCAGCCAAAACCTCATGTCTAGAATTCATCATATATAACCCAATTCTTGTTCTTCCGGCCAGAAACTGGTGCCAGATGGGACCAGAAGAGCAGCAAATCCGGTCAGCTTCTGCTCAGGCCAAAATGGGACTCCATAACCCCAGAACCCTCCAATTAATAATTCAAGTCCATTCCAGACTTTCTGAAaaatcccttctccttcccccttcaAAGACGGTCTCTCGGCTCTACCCTCCCCCGCTCTGTTGGTGTTGATGGGTGCCATGCCTTCCTCCTAACTAGAGACTTTGTTTTCTCTCCTAGAATTACCTCTCTGAACaggattttatttctgtgtttggcATCACAAGAGGGCAATTTGCTGCTCTGCCTGGCTGGAAGCAGctccaaatgaagaaagaaaaggggcttTTCTAAGGCAAGAAGCTATATGCCTATTGCAAGACCACAGAAGAGAGCAGACAGTCCCAATAACAGGAAAGAATTTATCTACCAACTTTTGCCTAATAGCCAGCTACTTAGATACAGTAAGGTCTGCAAATCACAGCACGTTCTCCATCTTTCTCACCCCTGCATTCCGTAGTTATATACCTAAAATGTTAACCACTTACTTTTTGATTTTTGTGGCCTTCCGGCTAAGGTCTCAGCAGAAAGCACCACAACTGCATGAATccagaaaagtcagagaaaaaaaacaactgagtTTAAAGTGTTTCATAATGGGGCTAGGATGTaaggttgttttaaattctaagaTCCGTGTTTGCAAAATCTATTTAACCCACCAATCACTGAAGTTATTCCCATATATACCCCAAGGGCAAAATCCAAATGCCCAGATCTGTACGTGCCAGAGATGTTTAACTCTTCAAATAAAGATATCTGTATGAGCAAATGGGAGTTCTTTTCAGTATTTGGGGTTTGCCGGTTATGGTAATTATTTTGTGATgctggtggggtgcctgggtggctcagtcgttaagcgtctgccttcggctcagggcgtgatcccagagtccttgggatcaagccccacatcgggctccctgctctgctggaagcctgcttcttcctctcccactccccctgcttgtgttccctctctcgctggctatgtctctgtcaaataaataaataaaatccttaaaaaaaattttttttgtgatgCTGGGAGAAACGTCTCGGTACTGGGGTAGTAAAGAGGCGCTGCTGAGTTCTCTGGATAACTGGACCACTGTAAGTCCTGTTTCTGGCACAAGAATGTCAACATCTGCCTTACAGCTGTCCAGGAAACCTCAGTCCCCACCCATCTCTACCCCATTATCCAAAAGAGAAACAGGGCCATGTGTTATTAATTTCAGTAACAAGGCCAGAACCAGTGTGCACACCACTGCAGAGAGCCTTCAAAGCACATCACAGACAGCAACAAATGAGCCCCATTTTCCAGACAGCTCAAAGTTAGTGTCAACCACTCCCAAGGAATCCGTGTGACAGAAGTAACATAACGGAGGACGTTCCAGGGTAGAAGCACCATCCAAAGCGTCACAAAGTGAAAGCAGAACAAGGGTGCCGGGTCACAGAAGCAGTGAGATCAATGGAGTTCAACATATTAGGGCCACCATGATCGATCTCAGTTGAAGGAAGTAGCAGCACAAGTGCTTACGCCCGTCCTCCCGGATCCTCGGCCCCTTCAATGAGGCCCACCTGCTGTTCTCAACAACTTGGCACAAGTAAGGCACAAAAAAGCTAAACCCAGCATTACACAAACAAGGAAAAGATTCTACTCTTCTTTATTATATAGCAATTTTATTTGATAACTACCCATCGAGTCTATCGTTACTTTATAAACGCCGATGAAAAACAACTTCAGGGTTTGAAGAGGCTTAGGAAATCACTTCTTTTCATAATGATACCCAGAGCCGAGAAGACACATCTCCTTCGGGGCCAAGTCTCTAGAACCTACTCAGCTTCTGCTGCCTCTTCGCCTTCTCCACACTCAAACCGCACAAAGTCGACGACAGATACCCCTTGAGGCTGCACATACTGTCCCAGCGTGATGGAGGGATCCAGCAAGTACGGCTGGGACAGCATCTTggtttctgcctctcccccaggctCATCATCCAAAGAGCCAACAGAGAGAGGGGCCATGCCCACCACATGCTGCCCGAGGCGGCGGCCAAGATCTTCCAGGCCTGCTTTGCGCTCAGACGTCTCGCAGACGACCAGGGCCCCGTACTTCCCCAGCACCAGGTTGTGAAGCGACGGGCTGTGCATCGCTCCGTGGACGTAAGAGCCAACGTAGAACCCAGCTGGCACCTTCACCCATGCAGCTCGTTTAAGAGTCATGTTTTCTCCCAGTTTCcctataaaaaagcaaaaacaagtaaCACCCTTCCAGAATATGACACCTGTGGCGGTACCAAAATATGCATAGAAATGGCCGAGGCTGGGAGACGGTCCTCTCTCCCCACATTTACAGTGAGTATGCTGTAAGATGGATAGGTACCATTCGCCATTTATGAAGAGGAAAATGTAcgtgggaggagagggcaggggtgggagaaataaagaataccTTTATGGAACACCAACAATGTGCGACACTGGTATTTAAAAACATAGGCTATGGGGTCACACAGACCCTGGACTCAGGGCTCAGTTCTGCCCCTTACAGCTacatgaccttaggcaagtgacATAACCCCATCTGCGAATTTATcaagccttagtttcctcctccACAACATGGAGATGATACCACTTAAAATAACCTGAAAGCAGGGTTCTTAGCAGACATAAAGTAACATATGGAAGCGCACTTAATTACATTATCTAGCACAGGGCGCGCTCAAATGCTGGCCATCGTTACTATGTTAAACTTAGGCTTCGAAAGCTCAAGCTACCCTCCCAGGCTCACACAGCTAATACATGCCAGAGCTGGAAGAAAACCTCCATCGCACTCCAAAGCAATTAAGTGTTTTCCTTCCCTGAAATTACCATCCCTCCCGAAAATCACCGTAGCTGACACAGACAACTCTTCGTCATCCACTGTAGCAGGAAAAAGTCCACAACTAAGAGCCCCAGAAAACCCAAAACCCCAAACCATCAGATAGTTTCAACTTCctctcatcaaaaataaaaaatttcagtggcatttttaagattttatttatttatttgaaagggagagggagcgcgagcaggagaaggggcagagggaaaagcaggctccacgctgagcagggagcccgatgaaggactctaccccagaaccctgggatcgtgacctgagtggaaggcagacgcttaacctgcggagccacccaggtgcctctagagTTGTTTTTAAGAACCAAAAATAATTCCAGGTTTCCCTGTCTCCTCAGGATGCTATCCTCTCTAACATAAGTCCAAATAAGCCAAAAGGTAGGAAAGGGGTTAGGAGACCCCAAAAGGGATCTAGGTAAATATCCCTGCATTAGCCATAGTTATATCGAAAAGTCTTAACGGGagagaaatcaaaacaaatcTTCAAACAACTCGAAGCATCTCAACAACAGTTAATTCTCAGAAATTGACAAAGCTGAAACACCCAGTTCTTCCAGAATTTCTTAATAAGTCCCATTCACAGCTGTCTGCCTGGTTTCTCAGCCATGACTCACTAAGACATCATACATATTTCAAGATAACCTGATAAAAACAGAATTGATGCCTTGACTGGAAACGTCAGATGAGCAGTAAATTCCCAGCAAGCTCCAACCCAGCCCTACTCCCCTCCTTCCATCAAGGACACGTAGGAAGAAAGCAAAATCCCCACCAGTTCTGGCACAACGAGCCAGATGTGGTTCCTGTAGCCAGTGGTTCTGAAACAATAAACCTTCACAAATTCACGAtcagatttttcaaaaaaaagagatcaaattCCTATATACGACACCTCCAAATATTCCTGGATTGCTTTATGAAGAAGGTGAGATGACTTCTGATGTAGCATGTCTCCCACGGCATATAGAGAGGTAGTTAACTAGAAGTCAAAGGCCATCCCTGCCTAAAGACATGCTTTGGTCAGCCTGCAGAGTGcggaaaatgattttaattaactGCAAACATctaaaatctgaaatttttaCACACAAAGCTAAATTCTtttgaaggaatttaaaaattctgacaaCACCGGGGCCCCAAGCTAACAACTGGCGAGAGCTAGGAAACAGTTTCCCTCAGCAGAGTGCGAGCTTCTCAGGGAGCCTACTGCTCACTAGTGTCTAGCTCACAACACAACCCACTTCTCACATTCATATTATCTGATCCTTGTGGGCACATGAGCTTGCAATTCCTGATCTACGTATGGAGGAATATCAAAGATACCAGGTGGTCTAGTTCTTAATTTCCAGTTCCCACAGTCCTTACAAATACTCACCAATCGCTAGGGCTAGCTGATCCTTGAGACAGCCCTCTCTCTCAGGCCCAACCGGAAGTTCAGAGAGCTCAGAGGAATTCAAGAAGCCCTaagtacacacaaaaaaaccaacaaatcaGTTCTGTCC
This Ursus arctos isolate Adak ecotype North America unplaced genomic scaffold, UrsArc2.0 scaffold_21, whole genome shotgun sequence DNA region includes the following protein-coding sequences:
- the TSFM gene encoding elongation factor Ts, mitochondrial — encoded protein: MSLLRSLRLYLVGWAGSCPVGPLLLQSPQSWHTFHTGPWLSSSASSKELLMKLRRKTGYSFVNCRKALETCGGDLKQAESWLHKQAQKEGWSRAAKLHGRKTKEGLIGLLQEGNTTVLVEVNCETDFVSRNLKFQQLVQQVALGTLLHCQNLKDQLSTYSKGFLNSSELSELPVGPEREGCLKDQLALAIGKLGENMTLKRAAWVKVPAGFYVGSYVHGAMHSPSLHNLVLGKYGALVVCETSERKAGLEDLGRRLGQHVVGMAPLSVGSLDDEPGGEAETKMLSQPYLLDPSITLGQYVQPQGVSVVDFVRFECGEGEEAAEAE